The genome window TTGTGACATAAATTTGTCTTCATACTCTGTTGTAACATTATTTTTATACTCACTATTTCCTAAATCAAGAGAAATATTCTTCAATAGCCAATTATTTGCAGCAATTTCATTTAAACTAAACTCGAATAATTTTTCATTATCTGTTTTAAAGTGAATTTCGCCATTATCTTTCAAAACCTTATTGTACATTTCTAAAAATCTAGAATGAGTGAGCCTTCTTTTACTCCATCTATTTTTAGGCCATGGGTCACAGAAATTTATATAAATTCTCGATAATTCTTCAGCTTCAAAGTAATCTAAGATACTACTTACATCTCCCCATAAAAATAGTATATTATTCAAATTAAAGTCATCTGCTTTTTCAACAGCTTTTAAAAGAACTTCTTCCTTAAGTTCCATAGCAATATAATTTATATCAGAATTCTGTTTGGCTAAAGTTGTTATAAACTTACCTTTTCCAGTTCCAAATTCAACGTGTATTGGATTATCATTTCCAAACTTCAAATTCCACTTGCCCTTTAATTTTTCTATATCGTCTCTTAAAACATATTTTGTATAACTTAAAAGTTTTTCATCTGCACCTTTTTTTCGTCTTCTTCTCACAATAGTTCTCCTTACATATAAAAAATTAGTAAAATACATTTTTTATTATACATTATCTCACAAAAAAATAAAAAGAACTCACTTAAAATAGAAATTTATTTCTATAAAGAGAGTTCTTAACTTACTAAAAAGTTAATCTTAGTGGCACCCTGAACAACCAGAGCATCCTCCTCCACCTTGATCTTTCATATTTTCAGGAATAACTCTAAATCCAAATCCTGTATCTTCTATTATTATATCTCCATACTGACTATACTCATCAGAGCTCATTACAAATTGTAATTCTCCAACTTCATAAGTTAAGTCATCTTCTTTTTTCTCATCTAAAGCTAATCCAAAAGAAGGACCTCCACAACCAACACCTGCAAAGTATACTCTTATATTATTAGGTTTATCTTGATTGTCTTTTAAGATACTTTTTAAAGTATCAATAGCTGTTTCTGGTAAAGTAATTTTCATCAAATCATTCCCTTTCAAATATTTTATTAAAACAATATCTATTATATACCCATACAAGGTACATAATCAATTAGTTTTTGCATATTTTAC of Clostridioides sp. ES-S-0054-01 contains these proteins:
- a CDS encoding Fe-S cluster assembly protein HesB, giving the protein MKITLPETAIDTLKSILKDNQDKPNNIRVYFAGVGCGGPSFGLALDEKKEDDLTYEVGELQFVMSSDEYSQYGDIIIEDTGFGFRVIPENMKDQGGGGCSGCSGCH
- the trmB gene encoding tRNA (guanosine(46)-N7)-methyltransferase TrmB — encoded protein: MRRRRKKGADEKLLSYTKYVLRDDIEKLKGKWNLKFGNDNPIHVEFGTGKGKFITTLAKQNSDINYIAMELKEEVLLKAVEKADDFNLNNILFLWGDVSSILDYFEAEELSRIYINFCDPWPKNRWSKRRLTHSRFLEMYNKVLKDNGEIHFKTDNEKLFEFSLNEIAANNWLLKNISLDLGNSEYKNNVTTEYEDKFMSQGMRIFRCEAKKRN